attttttaatttaaaaaaataataaattattaaaaattttattaaaaaaaaataaaataaattaaaaaaaataaaaaaaaataaataaaaaaaataaaaataaaaataaaaagaaattaaattagaatgtttaaaatattattttattaaaataaatttatttaattttattttattaatttagtaagaaatttaatttcaatttttaattgaattttaattttattttaatcttttaatttaatttaattaattgtttaataaatttatttttaaatttatctaaataaaaacttaaaaaaattttaataattttcaaaataatatttattgaattaattaaattgaattttatttaattattcaaacaaattttataaaattaaattttaaaaaatattaaaaaaaaaaaaaaattattaattaatttaatttatttttttatttttaatttatttttaaaaatatttttaatttaattttattttattttattttattattttttttttattttttttatttttttttatttatttaatttaattatttatttattttaaatatttaaaaaaattcacctatttaataattttttttccttaattttctttttcagggCGGTACTTTAATCCAATACGAGAACAAACTTCGCCTCCTTGAAATCGCACAAGTCCCGCCAGAGCACGTGGACGACTTCAAATCTGTCAAAACGTTCAAATTCTTCAACACAAACAACATTTGGGCCAAACTCACCTCCATCGAGCGCATTTTGCGCGAAGGTCGTCTCAACATGGAAATCATCGTAAATCCCAAAACGCTCGAAGGCGGCTTACGTGTCGTACAACTCGAAACTGCCGTCGGTGCCGCAATGAAATGCTTCGAAGGCGCCATCGGCATCAACGTGCCACGTGATCGTTTCTTGCCCGTGAAAAAATGCTCCGATCTCTTGCTCGTCATGTCCAACTTGTACAGCCTGCAAAACGGATCGCTCATCATGTCGCCGCAACGCATGTTCCCAACGACGCCACTCGTCAAACTCGGCGAAAATCACTTTAGCAAAGTCAAGGAATTCCTTTCGCGTTTCGCAAACATCCCGGATATCATTGAGCTGGATCACTTGACGGTATCGGGCGACGTAACGTTCGGGCGAGGCGTTTCGTTGCGCGGCACTGTAATTATTATCGCGAATCATGGCGATCGTATTGATATCCCGCCAGGCGCCATCTTGGAAAATAAAATCGTTTCGGGTAACATGCGGATTTTGGATCACTAAACAATCATCTTTTGCGCGGGAAAGCCATACTCGACATCAGGGATGAcaattttaatcgtttttattaaatttagagagaaaattttacaaaaacaagaaaaagttgagagtgcaatttaaactttttgactttttatcgttttatttattcgtGAGCTTAAATTTAGAGCTTTTATTGTTTGAGAATTTGTGttcatttgttatttttttgtacaaattaagCTCAACTATGTTATGACTGTCGTagaaaatgttggaaaaaacaactaaaaaatcaaaaaaccaaaaattagaGAGACAAAAAGTTTGTTAAGATTAAAGCAATTAGTGCTCGTTTCTTGTATTTAATGTAGATgagaatgtaaaaaataaagttaaactttaacaaaaaaaaaaaattttttttttattattaattttaaatattttatttaaaaaaaaaaaattattaaaaataaaatataatttttattaattttatttatttttttttttttaattaattttattaaaaattattttaattaaatatttgttttttttccaattttttttcttctatttatctaaaaatataattttttatgtatattaatgtaaaaaaaaatttattaaaaattaaattaattttaatattttatatttttctccaaatttaattttttttaaattaattccaattttttattttttatttaaacaaaacttcatttttttttaataaaaaaaatcaaatttaatcacGCGAAATTTTACcgaataatattttgtgtaattttccatcaaacatttataaaaaaaaattaggtaaaattttaagccaTGAAATCAAATCGTCATAAATTACAAGTTGCATTCAAACAACTCGAGCGATCATTAAAATGCACTGGAAATGCGCATAAAAATCAAGTTAGCTGTCACTTtccctctctttttttttgcgcgcgaACATCTtttcaataacaacaaaaataataaaaattaaacttaaacatGCACATCATCGCTCAAGatgcataaataaatacataattgTTACTTTACAAAGGAGAATTAGcgtaaatttgaatgaaaatcacttttcctttttttttcatgcgacGCTCGAAGATAAATGACGTTCGTTGATATCTGCTAAGCACGTGCTTATGATAGTAagtaattgaataatttcgtAGCAGTGTACTTGTAGCTTTAAAGTGTTCGACGAAATATGAGATGTAATGTTGccatattaaaataaagacaTTAATAAGAGCTTATAGCTTGTTGTTACATCATTTATGTCTCGGTTTATTTAATGTCTTTTGATGTTTGAATTTCGTTTTATGGATTGAGacgtcatttattttatatcgaTTAAAAGGGCGATTTTCTCATCGGTTTTGaagaaagtcaatttttttacatgaaaagtgAATTAGCCTGTTAATTCAGATCACGTGTTTGATTATCTTCATCGCATAAATTTGCGAACAAGTATCACGTTTCTGAAATGCTTGCACTTCCGACAAGACAAGCAGCAGGTTTTAATTTCAGTATTATTATGTTAAAGACCTGCTTTATGATTACCGGTATTTGTGTTTATgtgtttttcataattttttgtcgccaTTTAGATAGATGTTTAAATATCGAGTACACTGCGATGAGAAAtgtgatcaaaattttcttgaagatTTTGTAcacattctttttaattttttttttttgctccaatAGAGTAATTTGTTTTGCTTTGAGATTCAAATATGTATACTTCGATCGTGGAACGTAAATTTTGCACCCGAGATTATGCTGGCAATCTTCTTCATAGAATATTTTCGTTTGATCAGAATTTCGATTTGACATAGTCTTTCAGCGTgttcttaaagtttttcacatttaagTGGTCGATCACAATTTCGTCTGACATTTCATTGTACATCAATACACCTTTATAGATGACGGAGTTATGGACGACTGATAAAGTGCACGCTGGAGATCTTAATTTATAACAATTGGCAAGGGTTGGCGATATTGGAAGTTTCATAGCCTGTTAAGGTATGAATTGATCATAAtgtcattttttcttgtttcttggTTTTCTTGTATTTCTTCATACTTCGACGAACATCGATTTCTTTAAACGCATCATCACggattttgacagaaaatgatagaatttttactttttgagctATTTTGGATTCATATTGTCGCtagtttactttttaaataagtcaTTCTTTcagttttgcaaatttttgagttcccataattttattaatatcaaTGCCAAAAAAGCTTCCGAAAGAAGTTAATTCGTTTCTATGGAATAAGTTCCTGTAGCAGGTGATTTAAGTTCATACATCATTCttttttggatcaaaaaatCAGTAGATATCAATTTGTCATTAaagccttaaaaattaaaaaaataaatttttgaaattttagaaataataaaactgcaaaaatttcttattaaaatattcatacctGTACTTTCGTTCAAAAATCTCCTTTCAGTGTTGAGCTTCAAAtcttcaaacgaaaaaaaaacaaacaagttaGTTACATTGTAATCTCtcatcttttctttctttggtgtttttctccaatttacctccttatttgttaaaatttttcgaaatgacGTCAAACAAGTGTCTACTTTGCTCAAACCACATATTTAATTGCAACAAATGCCCAATAAATGTGTCTGAAATAAATCATtacaaagaaacgaaaaattacttttcattacatttaaaatcatGTTATAAATCATTAACTTGTTACTCTCTCacttgcattaatttttttgccattaaaCAATGCTTTGACGCCtcatataacaataaaaagagaTACAAAATAGCATTTTCTTATGTAACTTCTTTGCTTGTTAGTATCTTTAACATGATCTGTCACCTTTTATTACCATGACTAATTTGGATTCGATGGAGACGGcaggtaacatttttttttcatgcaatttttgtgTCTCACCTAATTTACGTttctttttgcattaattttttttttgcattgtatATTCGTGTAATCTCtttctcttcaattttttttcttcattatggCAAAAGTGTAGCAAATTCAATGCATAATGCAAGTGTAGACAAGACACCGAGTGGTAGGGGCACTTAACGCATATAAAGTCTCTCGCGAATTCCGTATTGACTGCATTCAAGCAAGTTTTGTGGATAAGTGAATTTcaagagtgaaaaaaaaaattacagtttaaaccaaaattaatttaaaaaaaaattaaaaatgaagtcAATtgtatgttaaaataaaatttaaaaaaaaattatggaaaaataatgaaaaaaattaattcttacctTAGATTTTGTTATCGATATGTGCAACAGTAACGTTAGCTGGAGTAATTCACGACGATGGAGAAGGCGCCGAAacgcatcatcatcacaaaGTCGATCACGAACACGCGACCTCACATCAAAGcttcaaatttcatcatttccaTGCCGTTCCTGTTTACGTCAAGAAAGAAGATCAGCAATTTTTGAAGCATCCCGTTGAAGTTGGAGGCATCAAACACAAATTGAAGGTAAgctaaatgtcaaaaaaaaaattttttttttcaaaacttaccaaaaaaaaatcctgcagATTTTGCATCCCGAAACTGAACACGCCAAAGGACACGGTTTAACCTTGGAAAATCACGGCGAAGAGCATCAcgcccatcatcatcatcatcacgatTCAGGTCATGCTGGCTCCGAACCCATCATCTCCAATGCGCACGAATATGTGCCCCAATATCACGATATCGCCGTCAACGAGGaacaaagctaaaaaaaaatcgagatgaGAAAAAAGACAGACTTCCTACTTTCTTTTTAGCCGAGCAAGTAGCATTACCACACtccattattaatttaatagcgCGCGCGACTCTGTTGGTGcattgaacatttaaaaaaacacgTTAGTTGCACACacatgcaaacaaaaaaaaaataaaataaaagataaacttGTGATatgtagatgaaaaaaaaatgaaaacttgaTGCATGTTCAAAAATggaagtaattaaatttttatacattttttttgcagtattcCTATGTAATTTCTCACACATTAATGCAAGCGTTGACAAAGACTGTAAACGTGAAttacataataaaaagtaatttaaatcataaaaaattgtagtttatattttctaaacaaaatgtttttgaagagaaatttttcttaaaatggtTGTTTGAAGGTTAaggacttaaaaattaaaattataaaaaaattataattaaaataaaattttaaaaaacttttctttttatgtttattgtaatatttttttaaaattaatatttttaaaaaaatattaaatttttattttattatatttatttattttttttttttttcaaaaaatataaagaagtttttcttttaacgacaaaaattttcatattttagaaGCCATAAAACAAAATACCTATTATAGTATttaactaacttttttttgcgatttgtatctttttaatttttttcttatcttaaataattttttttttatcaaaattatttatttaaaaatattttcttagctatttatttttttaaataaaattttcactgaaattttattttttttttaataagaaactaaattattattattgtttattattgtagttaaaaattaatttaaatttttctattgttttttgtttaattttaatgtaactttaattaattatttaattttttaaaacattttaaattttttttttgtaattttaaaattatttaattttaattttgttttgataacttcattttcactttttttaattttacttttttttcatcttatttttatttttttttttatatttattttttaaaaaatatataatttttaattctttaatttttttaattaagtatttttattaaataaattattaattttataatatttacttaaaaaattttttaagcaataaaaattaattaaattaaaattaaacttattaattattttttttatttatttatttttttttaattattttttttttatttttttttttatttttttaaattatttttttcattaattttataatgcttgaaaaaaattttttagcaataaaaattaattaaattaaaatttaattaattatttttttaaatttttattatttttttaattttttaaattaataatttttcaaacaatttaccTTCAATGCTATTCCGTtataaaaccataaaaacttcaaattgcTCCATCTTTTATTCAGCTATTCATCAACTAAACTCCAATTCAGcatttcaaacgaaaaataagTTACACTCTttgctcatttatttttctccccATTATCGATCCTTTATTCAtagaaatttatgcaaaaccttattattatttatatcatTATGTGAAGTCAATCAAGcagaaaatattaacaatCATGATGCGAAAGGGAAGTGAACGACCCTTAATATGCCACCGTAATAGGAAATTTAGTAAGCGTGACGACtcaatgtttgtttgtttgtccttTAATGCTTTTCCTTCGTATTAAATCGATACTTGAGTcattaaaacgaaaataagCAGCAAAAAGGGAAATGATTCTTATCTCTCCATATTTGTCGACTGACCCAATCTTCAACTCACATGTCTGACATTGCAATCGCATCACATGCAAGTTGTAAATAAATCGTCGTGCTTCCCAATCAATCTCCGAgagaaatcaataaatttgttgaCAAAGCAGCGATAATGGTCATTttgaatgtaaataataaacagaAATCACGCGCTTAAATCACATTTTGTGTGAGTTGAACAAGTGACCAAACACAAATTATTATAGCGAAGTAATTATGGGGCAGTAGCACATTATTacgattgatttatttttatgttcagAGGAAATTCCCCttactttaactttttatttatatttattaacaattaatggattttctttagaaattattttttttaagtaacaaATATGACTAACAAATAGGCTggagaaatttcaaaagtttttcaaatttcatcctattaaaaaatttttaatttttttaatatttatttgattagaaaaaatttaatttttagtttttcttgtgaaacaaaaatattaaaagtcgtctaaaaatattaaaaaaaaatcaaattttatacatttttaagtagattttacaaaaaaaaatcgtaaatgtcaattcaaaatatgacggttgaaaatttgaaaatcgcttcttgctaattcagataaaaaaaattgaaaattatgttgaaatattcaattaatattcgaattttaaactaaaaaaattgaaaattaattgaatatttcattataattttggtttttttaaaatttgaattagcaaaaagcgattttcaaatttcaactgtcattttttaaattgacatttacgatttttttaaataaaatcttctgaaaattgtcttttttatgtaaaattttaacatttttagacgtcttttaatattttttttacacatttttaaatttttttcacgagaaaaacttaaaattataatttttaaataattgcaccttattttttcaattttttttttaggataaaATTCGAATCACTTTTGAGAATTTCACTTGCCTTGCGATATAAATTCAACAAGTACgataggatttttttaagtataaacTGCTAACTTTTCGGAATATTTTGCACGACTGTCGTCGCGATATCCGCAAAGGAAGGCGGATGATTTGGCGGCGCGGATCTCGGTCTATCCTGAAATCGTTGCAAGTGACTGAGATTATTGTTGAGCAAATATTCGGCCTTCAAGCGACTACTATCGTTGATCTGAAAGCGTTCCATGATCTTGGCGACAATACTTGACGGCGCAATATCTGGATTTCCGATCAAGCCACGATACCCGAGCACCGAGGTGTCGTGTAAGTGCTTTGcgagttgttgtttttgcagGAACTCTTCCGTATTGACGCCACGTACTTTGGATGGTTGCAGAAAGCGTTTCGGGATTTTCGAGAGAATGTCTTCGGTTTTGGGCGATTTGAAGcccaaatttgtcaaaatcgcTTCCGGATCTGATTTTCGGGAGTCCAGGAGACATTCGATGCTGGAACAGTGACTCGCGTGACTCGAATCCGATTGGAAAGAACTGTCTCGCAGTAATTGGCGACGATGTCTGAGTTGCTCGAGCATGGCAGCGCGTTGCTTCTCCGTGCGGGAATCTTGCGCGACACTGTAACTTCGACCGATTTCGCAGAGAGgctttttgttattgttgttcagATGATTGTCGCGGGGATTATCGTCTGACGTGCTGACACTCCGTTCGAGATCGCGAGATTGCTgtagcgacgacgacgacacactGCTCGTGAACAAAGGATTGAATAGTGTGCAACTACTGCTACCAACACCAGCAAAGTGTAGTTCCTCGTCCGACGTATCGTCATCTTCGTCGCGTCGTGGCGTTAATTGATTCTTCTGGGGGGCACCTTGATTGTTTTCATCGCCAGCTGACGACGGCACGTCGAACGACTCATCAAAGGGGAATTGCGTCGACGACGATTCTTCGTCGAATTTCGCGTCGTCACTCGCGATCTGGCCGTCCTTTATCACAGTTTCCATTGGTAATTACCGATAAATTTCACGAGTTTACGATCAAATGTCGAATCACGGCAGCACGGAAGCTAATTTTTCGCAGAAATTTCATAGAACTCCGACAAAAACACAACAATCGAGCAGCAATTTGTGtgtaaatataacaaaaaaaaagttgtgtcgAAGTAACTTTTACGATGTCAAAATTGGAACTAACCGGTTTGCGATCGTGAAACTACGGAACAAGGGTTCGGAAGAGTATCACCCGAACgacaaatcacaaaaaatttcgaaaaattatcagaaatgATGCAACTTTAATCGAGTAAACCTCAAGGTCACGAGATTAGATTTGACCCCGATGTGATGATTTTTGTGCCCTGTCTCCGATCCGATTCGAGCCAATCGCTTCGCACACACATTATCAATGATCGTGcttttatttgtattaaaaacaacaatatttACCGTACATatagattttttgtgtgtgaggtTCTCGTTCGTGTGATATAATAACTTACCTCACACTTGTATGCACGAGTGCTTTTTTTGTACGATCGGCTTTCAATGACACGACTTTTGTTTGCTCTTCTAGTCATGAACGGAGCTTTAAAGTTTGCAATCCGGCTTTTTGCCATTGAAACTGAAGTTAGTTGGATGAACTTTTGgactttgaagattttttttcgtaaaaaaatgaatcagctttgaaaatcttgaaaaaaaaattgatgaaaattatagagaagttaaattaaaattaaacttaaaaaattaaagaaagtaaaaaatttaacttctttaaaaatttaaagtaaaactattttttttatttatttattatttttttttttcaataaaaataacaaaaaaaaatatttaagattctAAAATGATAATgagtcagaaaaaaaattaaatttaatttaaaaaattaaaaaaaaaataaaatttaatttaaatttattaatttgaatttaatttaatttaaatctaattttttacttaaaaaaacttttaatttaaaaaaaataataacattaaaaatttttctaaaataattataattataatttaattttgaaaaagtatcaaaaaaaaaaaataaataaatacataataataattttctaataaaatttaattttttataaattttttaatatcttaactttcattaatttagctaaaattctttattttttttctttatttttttaattttttttgattttttattatgttaacaTTTCaagaaactttatttaattaaaaatagtacAATAATtgatttctttattaaaaaaatatcttatcaaaaatgattcaaaaattctcatttttgacaatttttttcaaaaatctaccttcatgcttctaaaaaaatttttttcacttttttaaggacattttttgaaaagaaatcaTTGTTTCATCctcatttttgtctttttcgctATGATCGTATTTCTTGTTCACCATTATTTGCTTATTTTCTCTGTAATAAAGGACATTTTGCTGAATTCCAGTACATGCTCTTTTAGCTCTTTCTGCCTTAATTTCCGTCTTAATTGGAGTAAACTCCTGAAAAGCAAATGGAACAATCAAGCCTGAATTCTCAATCGAAGCCACAATTTTTCCATCGCCAtccgcaaaatattttttctccttaaaCGTACACATTTTGATCTTATTTTCATCATACAATCGCTTCAAACGAGCATCTTGGCACGTGACAATTATCGACTTGTAACAACGCCCAATGCGACGTCGACTAAAGTACATCGGGAGACACTTGTCGCTCGCTTCCTGGTTGATGACTTGAATCAAGGATTTCTTCTCTTCAACAGACAAGAATGGCGTTTTGTGGATTTGCGCTACACTCATCGAGAGAAAACGAATGTTGTTGATCGCTGGTTGGATTTGCGACGAGATCCCGTGACGACCAGCAGCGAGATGATATTCTTTGTAACGTTCGATGATGTCGATGAGAGTCCATTCGTTCGTGTTCAAGTCGTTGAGAGAGAAAATCCAGTTGAGAACACGCGGATGAGCCTTTAGGAAATTATCAGACATGAAAAGAAGATCAGCATCTGACTCGATAAGTTCTTGCaagtaattttgaatttcaatgatgtaatttttcaaggcGAAATTCAAATAAGCTAAAAGTTCGTCGAGTTTTTCGAGTTTGCATTCCCTGATTATGCGACGAATCACGCAGTTTAGAGTCTCTTTGAACTCGTATTTTGATGCAGCGTCATACAGTTCGAACAATTCTTCCTGCGAAATGGTTTCAGGAAAGTAACCAGTGTAAACATGTCTGTAAACCGACAAAATTTTActcgaaaatctaaaaaaaattagaaaaattcttactcTAAAACCATTTTAAAAGCTGAATATTTCACATCTTGGATGATCAAAGTGCTTCGTTTGTAAGTCTCAAACTTGGATTTCAACAAATTCGAGACACAGTCGATGACATATCGATTCGCGTGAATTTCCTTGCATTTGTTGTCGTTTTCGGGAAATATGAAAGTGCAGTCAGTTCCGCGGAAAATGTACTCTAAAAGGGCTTTGCTTGGCATTGTTTTGagaaagtaaaagaaaaaataaaagaaaaaaaagtgagataaaaattcttgCTGAGATTTGAGGCGAAAGTGACACTAATTAATTGACATTTGAACGATAAGGACCGAATGAACCAACCCTCTTGGGAGAAATGTACAGGGCGTTCTAAAAGTATTTTGACTGAactattttgacttaaagaaatttaaagagttttttagaaacttatgaaatgttggaaaaaattataaaaaagatcTTCAGATGaatttttacgagaaaatattttacatgatCTATTGAGTTAACTTTGGAATCGATAATTCTattgaactgaattttttatcagaaatgaCTTTGATGTAGCTTggtcaattttattgttaatctTTAGTTTACCTTTTGACATCAACCTTTCTTTTTGATCATAAAGTGTTTCACAAAATCTAAAactatcataaatattttgattttgctttttaatttaagacttAGCAGTTATTTCGGGTTTCACAAAATTCTTACTATTGAGCTTTTGTTGATATGGAAGCAATACAGAGTTGAAAGAAATCTTTCAAAGGCGGCACATTaacaatttcataaatttctgcTGTAAAAATGTTGGTTTTTTCACATCAAATTTGATAGGTTCTCCTTAGATTTAATATTCCTATAAATACTGAAGATAATTGATCTTTGCGAGTTTTGTttatcgagtttttttttaaataaagtctatgatcgaaaaaaattaattttttttatgaaaagattTCTTTCCTCATTATCAACCGTGAACTTTATGGATACTCAGAATTAAGCTCAGAATAAATAatgccatttttttgttaaaaattttttttcatggtttatctgaaaaaataaaaacaaaatattaatttcaataaaaaaaataaaattacttaccttttttcctttaacattttcagtcatcatttgaagcatttttcaCAATGACTTCCATTTAAACATGTCAAATTCCCTAAAGGGTAATGACTCatcaacgaacaaaaaaaaatcgttaaatacTCCGTACGTGA
The sequence above is drawn from the Culicoides brevitarsis isolate CSIRO-B50_1 chromosome 1, AGI_CSIRO_Cbre_v1, whole genome shotgun sequence genome and encodes:
- the LOC134835585 gene encoding uncharacterized protein LOC134835585; the encoded protein is METVIKDGQIASDDAKFDEESSSTQFPFDESFDVPSSAGDENNQGAPQKNQLTPRRDEDDDTSDEELHFAGVGSSSCTLFNPLFTSSVSSSSLQQSRDLERSVSTSDDNPRDNHLNNNNKKPLCEIGRSYSVAQDSRTEKQRAAMLEQLRHRRQLLRDSSFQSDSSHASHCSSIECLLDSRKSDPEAILTNLGFKSPKTEDILSKIPKRFLQPSKVRGVNTEEFLQKQQLAKHLHDTSVLGYRGLIGNPDIAPSSIVAKIMERFQINDSSRLKAEYLLNNNLSHLQRFQDRPRSAPPNHPPSFADIATTVVQNIPKKNPLIVNKYK
- the LOC134837037 gene encoding uncharacterized protein LOC134837037, which codes for MPSKALLEYIFRGTDCTFIFPENDNKCKEIHANRYVIDCVSNLLKSKFETYKRSTLIIQDVKYSAFKMVLEHVYTGYFPETISQEELFELYDAASKYEFKETLNCVIRRIIRECKLEKLDELLAYLNFALKNYIIEIQNYLQELIESDADLLFMSDNFLKAHPRVLNWIFSLNDLNTNEWTLIDIIERYKEYHLAAGRHGISSQIQPAINNIRFLSMSVAQIHKTPFLSVEEKKSLIQVINQEASDKCLPMYFSRRRIGRCYKSIIVTCQDARLKRLYDENKIKMCTFKEKKYFADGDGKIVASIENSGLIVPFAFQEFTPIKTEIKAERAKRACTGIQQNVLYYRENKQIMVNKKYDHSEKDKNEDETMISFQKMSLKK
- the LOC134837804 gene encoding uncharacterized histidine-rich protein DDB_G0274557-like, which translates into the protein MTNLDSMETAVTLAGVIHDDGEGAETHHHHKVDHEHATSHQSFKFHHFHAVPVYVKKEDQQFLKHPVEVGGIKHKLKILHPETEHAKGHGLTLENHGEEHHAHHHHHHDSGHAGSEPIISNAHEYVPQYHDIAVNEEQS